In a genomic window of Thermoanaerobaculales bacterium:
- a CDS encoding D-alanyl-D-alanine carboxypeptidase, which yields MSGRLAGRRAATGALLIGGLALAAAATAADRDRLVFHAETGSGEVVASQLADLTFNPASVVKVATSLWALSMLGPDHRYSTAFAFTGDWDRAAGRITGDLVVIGGGDPDFHHENAFLVARQLNQMGVLTVDGELVVVPPFWIGWENGADGPDREPGRRELDMAHRLLSALDRGRWQAPQARSWRALCARRGWEADPRPGVVIRGGLRVAEAAAGETLVVHRSNPLHSILRRFNVYSNNDVIRVADGLGGVEGLESFLRARLGAGEELVDLSTASGQQSNRLTARLVVKLIRESLADLECAGLRPEELLPVAGCDPGPLSDMFPALATGPQGRTVVGKTGTLITTDGGVAVLSGTFRSRDRGPVIFCVAAPRSGYQAHRWRSVEERWLLELMASTGGAEARICGPELPHPDTMAELVAMVAGPE from the coding sequence GTGAGCGGGCGGCTCGCGGGCCGGCGCGCCGCCACCGGAGCGCTCCTGATCGGCGGCCTCGCGCTGGCGGCGGCAGCCACCGCCGCCGACCGGGACCGGCTCGTGTTCCACGCCGAGACCGGCAGCGGCGAGGTGGTGGCAAGCCAGCTCGCTGATCTGACCTTCAACCCTGCGTCGGTGGTCAAGGTCGCGACCTCGCTGTGGGCGCTGTCGATGCTCGGGCCGGACCATCGCTACTCGACCGCCTTCGCCTTCACCGGGGACTGGGACCGCGCGGCCGGCCGGATCACCGGCGACCTGGTCGTCATCGGCGGCGGCGACCCCGATTTCCACCACGAGAACGCGTTCCTGGTGGCGCGGCAGCTCAACCAGATGGGCGTGCTGACCGTGGACGGCGAGCTGGTGGTGGTGCCGCCGTTCTGGATCGGCTGGGAGAACGGCGCCGACGGCCCCGATCGCGAGCCCGGCAGGCGCGAGCTCGACATGGCTCACCGGCTGCTCTCCGCGCTCGACCGCGGGCGCTGGCAGGCGCCGCAGGCGAGAAGCTGGCGTGCGCTGTGCGCGCGCCGGGGGTGGGAGGCCGATCCGCGGCCCGGGGTCGTGATCAGGGGTGGGCTGCGGGTCGCCGAGGCCGCTGCCGGCGAGACGCTGGTCGTTCATCGCTCGAACCCTCTGCACTCCATCCTGCGCCGCTTCAACGTCTACTCGAACAACGATGTGATCCGGGTCGCGGACGGCCTGGGCGGAGTCGAGGGCCTCGAGAGCTTCCTCCGCGCCCGCCTCGGCGCCGGCGAGGAGCTCGTCGACCTGAGCACCGCCTCCGGCCAGCAGAGCAACCGCCTGACGGCGCGGCTCGTGGTCAAGCTGATCCGCGAGAGCCTGGCCGACCTCGAGTGCGCCGGCCTCCGCCCGGAGGAGCTGCTTCCGGTCGCGGGCTGCGACCCGGGACCGCTCTCCGACATGTTTCCCGCGCTGGCAACGGGCCCACAGGGACGGACTGTCGTCGGCAAGACCGGGACCCTGATCACCACTGACGGCGGAGTGGCGGTGCTCTCCGGGACCTTCCGCAGCCGGGATCGCGGTCCTGTCATCTTCTGCGTGGCGGCGCCCCGCTCGGGTTACCAGGCCCATCGCTGGCGCAGCGTGGAGGAGAGATGGCTGCTCGAGCTGATGGCCTCGACCGGGGGCGCAGAGGCCCGGATCTGCGGTCCCGAGCTCCCGCACCCCGACACCATGGCCGAGCTCGTTGCGATGGTGGCCGGTCCGGAGTGA
- a CDS encoding FAD-binding oxidoreductase, which yields MLPADRLEWVEGWGMAVGAAGYVWRPSTVDGIRQAFAAAGQAGVPVALRGAGCSYGDAALRPESVVLDLSRMNRVLAWDPASGVIDVEPGVTIRALWRYALGDGWWPPVVTGTMEPTVGGCLAMNVHGKNNWRRGVLGEHCLEIDLLLPDGELRTVNQASDRDVWLATIGSFGQLGVITRVRLQLKPVSSGLLHVRAVAAADLESILRLVDEAKDRWEYVVGWIDAFARGRRLGRGLLHFARHLEPGEEAAAAQSLRLESQDLPDTMLGVLPKSMMWRLMRPFTNRPGMRLVNLAKYLSGSTVGNGAEYRQSLAEFSFLLDYVPHWRNVYLPGGMIQHQSMVPSADAGRVYARQLEAAQRRRLPPFLAVLKRHRPDAFLLSHAVDGYSLALDFPVVAGRRSELWDLVREMAEPVVEAGGRFYPAKDGALPGELYRATFRAGELARFRQLKRRLDPENRLRSALADRLLADGAGV from the coding sequence ATGCTGCCCGCGGATCGCCTGGAGTGGGTGGAAGGCTGGGGCATGGCGGTCGGCGCCGCGGGCTACGTCTGGAGGCCGAGCACGGTCGACGGGATCCGCCAGGCCTTCGCGGCCGCTGGGCAGGCCGGAGTGCCGGTGGCCCTGCGCGGCGCCGGCTGCAGCTACGGCGATGCGGCGCTGCGCCCCGAGTCGGTGGTGCTCGACCTCAGCCGCATGAACCGGGTGCTGGCGTGGGATCCGGCATCCGGCGTCATCGACGTCGAGCCCGGGGTGACGATCCGGGCCCTGTGGCGGTACGCGCTCGGCGACGGCTGGTGGCCGCCGGTGGTGACCGGCACCATGGAGCCGACCGTCGGCGGCTGCCTCGCCATGAACGTCCACGGCAAGAACAACTGGCGGCGCGGCGTGCTCGGCGAGCACTGCCTCGAGATCGACCTGCTGCTGCCGGACGGCGAGCTGCGGACCGTCAATCAAGCGTCCGACCGCGACGTCTGGCTGGCCACCATCGGGTCGTTCGGGCAGCTCGGGGTCATCACCCGGGTCAGGCTCCAGCTCAAGCCGGTGTCGTCCGGGCTGCTCCACGTCCGGGCGGTCGCGGCTGCCGACCTCGAGTCGATCCTGCGGCTGGTCGACGAGGCCAAGGACCGCTGGGAGTACGTGGTGGGCTGGATCGACGCCTTCGCGCGCGGCCGGCGGCTGGGCCGGGGGCTGCTCCACTTCGCCCGCCACCTCGAGCCCGGAGAGGAGGCGGCCGCGGCTCAGAGCCTGCGCCTCGAGTCCCAGGACCTGCCCGACACCATGCTCGGCGTGCTGCCGAAGTCCATGATGTGGCGTCTGATGAGGCCATTCACCAACCGGCCGGGCATGCGCCTGGTCAACCTGGCGAAGTACCTGAGCGGGAGCACGGTCGGCAACGGCGCCGAGTACCGGCAGTCGCTTGCCGAGTTCTCGTTCCTGCTCGACTATGTTCCGCACTGGCGGAACGTCTACCTGCCGGGCGGCATGATCCAGCACCAGAGCATGGTCCCGTCGGCCGACGCCGGGCGGGTCTACGCCCGCCAGCTCGAGGCCGCGCAGCGGCGGCGCCTGCCGCCGTTCCTCGCCGTGCTCAAACGGCACCGCCCGGACGCCTTCCTGCTCAGCCACGCGGTGGACGGGTACTCGCTGGCGCTCGACTTCCCGGTTGTCGCGGGCCGCCGCAGCGAGCTGTGGGACCTGGTACGGGAGATGGCCGAGCCGGTGGTCGAGGCGGGCGGGCGCTTCTACCCGGCCAAGGACGGCGCGCTGCCCGGCGAGCTGTACCGGGCGACCTTCCGGGCGGGCGAGCTCGCGAGGTTCCGGCAGCTCAAGCGGCGCCTCGACCCCGAGAACCGGCTGCGATCCGCGCTCGCCGATCGGCTGCTCGCGGACGGAGCGGGCGTGTGA
- a CDS encoding HDIG domain-containing protein: protein MLRREVVRIWPELEWIVDEELRRRTAACWVRAFELSPLAPADLERIPFTLKVPDCKVSFMAHKRAVVHIARDAARAIQQLFGDALPIDMDVLLSGAILADVGKLLEYESDGAGGNRQSVRGKYLRHPFTGVALAMECGLPDAVSHIVATHAGEGDMVARSTEAWIVHHADFMVFEPFVRRLQP, encoded by the coding sequence ATGCTGCGCAGAGAGGTTGTCAGGATCTGGCCCGAGCTCGAGTGGATCGTCGACGAGGAGCTCCGCAGGCGGACGGCCGCCTGCTGGGTGCGCGCGTTCGAGCTGTCTCCGCTCGCCCCAGCCGACCTCGAGCGGATTCCGTTCACGCTCAAGGTGCCTGACTGCAAGGTGAGCTTCATGGCGCACAAGCGGGCGGTGGTCCACATCGCTCGCGACGCGGCGCGGGCGATCCAGCAGCTGTTCGGCGACGCGCTGCCGATCGACATGGACGTGCTGCTGTCGGGGGCCATTCTCGCCGACGTCGGCAAGCTCCTGGAGTACGAGAGCGACGGCGCCGGCGGCAACCGCCAGAGCGTCCGGGGAAAGTACCTGCGGCATCCCTTCACGGGCGTCGCGCTGGCCATGGAGTGCGGGCTGCCGGACGCGGTCAGCCACATCGTGGCGACCCACGCCGGCGAGGGCGACATGGTGGCGCGCAGCACCGAGGCCTGGATCGTCCACCACGCCGACTTCATGGTCTTCGAACCGTTCGTGAGGAGGCTTCAGCCATGA